A section of the Methanobrevibacter boviskoreani JH1 genome encodes:
- a CDS encoding Ppx/GppA phosphatase family protein codes for MLYGVIDIGSNTVRMNVYSYNKERFKKIFSEKETLGLIAYVKKNKLPKHAINKLVHLLERMQKDLNVLNITDFTAFTTASIRNVKNSEEIVKYVKDKTGIEIQILPSEDEAELSYIGAQQDYDLKDGVLIDSGGGSTEIIIFEHGDVLEEYSMPIGSLNLFNEYVSQIVPNKDEKIKIEERILKEIKKLNIKYDKEIPCMCGVGGSIRAINNILIDLDLKDKKDSIDVNLLPSLEEDLSYNDRSTYDIILHTKPSRIHTVVPGLLIFKVLTQYFNCKEIHVSKCGVREGFFIENVFKKYQDN; via the coding sequence ATGTTATATGGAGTTATAGATATTGGTTCAAATACTGTTCGGATGAATGTTTATTCTTATAATAAGGAACGTTTTAAGAAAATCTTTTCTGAGAAGGAAACTTTAGGTTTAATTGCTTATGTTAAAAAAAATAAGTTACCTAAACATGCAATTAATAAGCTTGTTCATCTTTTGGAAAGAATGCAAAAGGATTTAAATGTTTTGAACATTACGGATTTCACTGCATTTACAACGGCTTCAATTAGAAATGTTAAGAATTCTGAGGAAATAGTAAAATATGTTAAGGATAAAACAGGAATTGAAATACAAATTCTGCCTTCTGAAGATGAAGCGGAATTAAGTTATATTGGAGCCCAGCAGGATTATGATCTTAAGGATGGGGTTCTGATTGATTCTGGAGGAGGCAGTACTGAGATTATTATATTTGAACATGGTGATGTTCTCGAAGAATACAGTATGCCAATAGGTTCTTTAAATCTGTTTAATGAATATGTTTCTCAGATTGTTCCAAATAAAGATGAGAAAATTAAGATTGAAGAGAGAATATTAAAAGAAATCAAGAAACTTAATATCAAATATGATAAAGAAATTCCTTGCATGTGTGGTGTAGGTGGAAGTATTAGGGCTATAAACAATATTTTAATTGATTTGGATTTAAAGGATAAAAAGGATTCTATTGATGTTAATCTACTTCCTAGCTTGGAGGAGGATTTATCCTATAATGATAGGTCTACCTATGATATAATTTTACATACAAAACCAAGTAGGATTCATACTGTTGTTCCAGGTTTGTTAATATTTAAAGTTTTAACTCAATATTTTAATTGTAAAGAGATACATGTTAGTAAATGTGGTGTAAGGGAAGGATTCTTTATAGAAAACGTTTTTAAAAAATATCAAGATAATTAA
- a CDS encoding pyruvate ferredoxin oxidoreductase subunit gamma → MIEIRFHGRGGQGAVTAAEILAKAAFEDGKYSQAFPSFGVERRGAPVSAFTRIDEKPIELRYQIYNPDHILVLDDGLANVVDIYSGIKENSDVVINTHKDISSDKIPVHKIDATKIALDVLGRPIVNTIILGYFAKKSGVVSIESLEKVIKDVFPGKVGEKNVRAVREAYEMD, encoded by the coding sequence ATGATTGAAATTCGCTTTCACGGACGTGGAGGTCAAGGTGCTGTAACTGCAGCTGAAATTTTAGCTAAAGCAGCATTTGAAGATGGTAAATATAGTCAAGCATTCCCATCATTTGGTGTAGAAAGAAGGGGTGCACCAGTATCTGCCTTCACAAGAATCGACGAAAAACCAATTGAACTTAGATACCAAATTTATAATCCGGATCATATTTTAGTTCTTGATGACGGATTAGCAAATGTAGTAGACATTTACTCAGGTATTAAGGAAAATAGTGATGTTGTAATCAACACACATAAAGATATTAGCAGTGACAAAATACCTGTACATAAGATAGATGCAACTAAAATTGCATTAGATGTTTTAGGAAGACCAATTGTAAATACAATTATTTTAGGTTACTTTGCTAAAAAATCTGGTGTTGTAAGTATTGAATCATTAGAAAAAGTAATTAAAGATGTTTTCCCAGGTAAAGTTGGAGAAAAAAACGTAAGAGCTGTAAGAGAAGCTTACGAAATGGATTAA
- the porD gene encoding pyruvate synthase subunit PorD gives MTSVGCTNNQPGSTVKNKTGSWRTFKPISDREKCVECFNCYIFCPEGCIDTEFNIDYDYCKGCGICKNECPVNAIEMEIDE, from the coding sequence ATGACCTCAGTAGGATGTACTAATAACCAACCTGGAAGTACAGTTAAAAATAAAACAGGTAGTTGGAGAACATTTAAACCAATATCTGACAGAGAAAAATGTGTTGAATGTTTCAATTGTTACATATTCTGTCCAGAAGGTTGTATTGATACAGAATTTAATATTGATTATGATTATTGTAAAGGCTGCGGCATATGTAAAAATGAATGTCCAGTTAATGCTATTGAAATGGAAATTGATGAATAA
- the porA gene encoding pyruvate synthase subunit PorA, translated as MTKKVMTATAAISNAVKLAKPAVIPVYPITPMTTVAEYIADYVANGELDTEFIRVESEHSAMSAAIGASSTGVRTFTATSSQGLMYMHEVLFAAAGMRAPIVMGDANRSISAPLCIMNDQQDSIAQRDSGWMQIYAKDGQEALDMTLISYKVAENENVLLPSMVCIDGFIITHTNEAVDVPEQEQVDKFLPPYVPKYSYLDPEDPVTVGSFTDSNYYIEARHAIQVAMDKSEEVFEEAFKEFEEIFGRKHDLIETYKTEDADIIFVSFGSVCSTIKVMIDEMREKGEKVGLVRAVTYRPFPAKKIQEAIKNASKVAVVEKDISFGIGGALYEDMKSTMDCDTEIYDFIIGLGGRDITPDTIYDILDKTKNPTEKVNWIGLEEDE; from the coding sequence ATGACTAAAAAAGTTATGACTGCAACAGCTGCAATTTCTAATGCAGTAAAATTAGCAAAACCAGCTGTTATTCCCGTTTATCCTATTACACCAATGACTACAGTAGCTGAATATATTGCAGATTACGTAGCAAATGGTGAACTTGATACTGAATTTATTAGAGTAGAATCAGAACACAGTGCAATGAGTGCTGCTATAGGTGCAAGTAGTACAGGAGTTAGAACATTTACAGCTACTTCATCACAAGGATTAATGTATATGCATGAGGTTTTATTTGCAGCAGCAGGTATGAGAGCACCTATCGTTATGGGTGATGCAAACAGATCTATCTCAGCACCATTATGTATTATGAATGATCAACAAGATTCAATTGCTCAAAGGGATTCTGGTTGGATGCAAATTTATGCAAAAGACGGACAAGAAGCATTAGACATGACATTAATCTCATATAAAGTTGCAGAGAATGAAAATGTCTTATTACCATCCATGGTATGTATCGATGGATTTATTATTACACATACTAACGAGGCAGTAGATGTTCCGGAACAAGAACAAGTAGATAAATTCCTACCACCATATGTTCCAAAATACTCATACCTAGATCCAGAAGATCCTGTAACAGTCGGAAGTTTCACAGATTCAAACTATTATATTGAAGCAAGACATGCAATTCAAGTAGCTATGGACAAATCTGAAGAGGTATTTGAAGAGGCATTTAAAGAATTTGAAGAAATATTTGGAAGAAAACACGATTTAATTGAAACCTACAAAACCGAAGATGCAGATATAATATTTGTAAGTTTTGGTTCTGTATGCAGTACAATTAAAGTTATGATTGATGAAATGCGTGAAAAAGGAGAGAAAGTAGGACTTGTAAGAGCAGTTACTTACAGACCATTCCCTGCTAAAAAAATCCAAGAGGCAATCAAGAATGCTAGTAAAGTAGCCGTTGTTGAGAAGGATATAAGCTTCGGAATTGGTGGAGCTTTATATGAAGACATGAAATCAACAATGGACTGTGATACTGAGATTTATGATTTCATTATTGGATTAGGTGGTAGAGATATTACTCCAGATACAATCTACGATATTTTAGATAAAACTAA